A single region of the Amphiura filiformis chromosome 7, Afil_fr2py, whole genome shotgun sequence genome encodes:
- the LOC140156614 gene encoding metabotropic glutamate receptor 2-like has protein sequence MFVGIFLAYFTALLFGVYPSRGVCVMRGLGQPIATSLIYVPLAVKTFRLFRIFKASVKSAKRPKFIRPKSQVILALSITTIPVLWTIIWLFVAPPTVIHDMPYENEPHLQVGCSRNPAASIGIHAWNLVVILVCSILAFLTRQLPENFNETKFITFCAFCSFLVFLAFSTTNITVTELYYKAGYTSLALIVNATMILFCLFFVKLYAIYFVKLEAWNVRKHSGEYQSQSQETPEKDNLKGPSAEVTMENVHNGGDNADKGHVADDNNGNTRDLN, from the exons ATGTTTGTTG GAATATTTCTTGCCTACTTTACTGCCCTGTTATTTGGTGTCTACCCATCACGTGGCGTGTGTGTCATGCGTGGATTGGGCCAACCGATAGCTACTTCTCTTATCTACGTGCCTCTAGCAGTGAAGACGTTCCGACTGTTCCGCATTTTCAAAGCCAGTGTGAAATCAGCGAAGAGGCCAAAGTTTATTCGTCCGAAATCCCAAGTCATTCTGGCTTTGTCAATCACAACTATACCG GTACTTTGGACCATCATCTGGTTGTTTGTAGCACCGCCCACGGTAATTCATGACATGCCATACGAGAATGAACCACACCTCCAAGTTGGCTGTTCACGCAATCCTGCTGCCTCCATTGGTATACACGCATGGAACTTAGTCGTCATCCTAGTATGCTCCATACTAGCGTTCCTTACCAGACAATTACCAGAAAACTTTAATGAAACAAAGTTCATTACATTCTGCGCGTTTTGTTCATTTCTTGTATTCTTAGCTTTCTCCACAACGAACATTACAGTGACAGAACTTTACTACAAAGCGGGTTACACGTCATTGGCTTTGATAGTTAATGCAActatgattttattttgtttgtttttcgtcAAACTTTACGCTATTTATTTCGTGAAACTTGAAGCTTGGAATGTGAGGAAGCACTCTGGCGAATATCAATCTCAATCTCAGGAAACTCCCGAGAAGGATAATTTAAAGGGTCCTTCTGCAGAGGTTACAATGGAGAATGTACATAATGGTGGGGATAATGCTGACAAGGGACATGTTGCAGATGATAATAATGGCAACACACGTGATTTGAATTGA